GCCTCGACTGTGCCGCCTCGTTGAAACCGAGGCCGGCGAGAATCCGGGCCGCGCGCGGAATGGCGCGGTGCGCCTCGATGTCCGTCAGGCGATGATGGATATCGGCGATGCGTTGCGGATCGCCGGTCTGCTCCGCTTCCGCGAGGAGGGTGGCGCGTTCCCGATCCGCCTTGAGAACGAATTCCACGAGCGTGTCGGAAGCCGGCGGCATCTCCTGGGCCACCGTGCCGACCTTTAGCCCGGAGGTGAGCTGGATCTCGCCGCCGTCGGAATCGATCTCTCGCAAGATCAGACGCAGAAGCGTCGTCTTGCCGGCACCGTTCTTGCCGACGAGGCCGACGCGGGCGCCGTCGGCGATTGTCGCCGATGCGCGTTCGAAGAGGTTGCGACCGGCGATCCGATAGGTGAGGTCGGCGATCTGAAGCATATAACGGGTCTCGGACGCAGGTTTTCCAGCGCTGGGTGATACAGTGGTTGCCCTCGGCGCTCAAGCTGTCTATAAGCGCGGCGCAGATTGGTCCGCGCCGATCGGGGATCCACGCGAGCCAACCGCCAATTCAGCAAATATTGGGAGCGAGTTTTCCATGGCCATCGAGCAAACCCTCTCGATCATCAAGCCCGATGCCACGCGCCGCAACCTGACCGGCCAAATCAACGCGCGCTTCGAGTCGGCCGGGCTCAGGATCGTCGCACAAAAGCGCCTATGGCTTACGCGCGGTCAAGCCGAACGTTTTTATGCCGTGCATAGGGAGCGGCCGTTCTTCAAAAGCCTCTGCGATTTCATGATCTCGGGTCCCGTCGTCGTGCAGGTTTTGGAGGGAGAGGGCGCCGTCGCAAGGAACCGCGACGTCATGGGAGCGACCAACCCGGCAAACGCTGCGCCGGGCACCATCCGCAAGGACTTCGCCGAATCGATCGAGGCGAATTCGGTGCACGGGTCCGACGCTCCTGAAACCGCCCGGAGCGAGATCGGCTTCTTCTTCAGCACGCTCGAACTCGTCGGATAACCAGGCGAACCGTCGAATTTAAGCACTGGCGTGCGAACGGGCCGCTTGCCCCTCCAAGAGAGGACCGAATGAGCGTTCAGGCAGGAAGACAAATGCCGAATCGCGGAATCGATATTCTTGCAAGCGGTCGCGGGGCGATCAAAGCAGGAAAATCGCGAGCAGCGAGAGCACCACGATAACGGATCCGAGGCCGATGGTCGCAACACGGATGAAGCCATGCCACGTGTCGAGGTGCGATTGCATGTCGAAATCGGCGGCCATCGAAAATTCTCCCTTGTGCAACTGCCCTTGCGACCGGCGCCCATATTGCCCGAGGCCTGCTTAGACGGGCAAGGGGCAATGTCTCCCGCCTATTGCGCATCACGGATGCTGTCGACGTCCAGGGCTTCGATGGCCGGCCGGGCGTCATCGTCGATCCGCACGCGGCCGCTTTCGACGTGGACGCGACCTTCGGCGATCAAGCGCAGTGCAAGGGGATAGCAGCGATGCTCGGCCTTGAGCACGCGGGCCGCGAGGATAGCCGCATCGTCATTTGGGCGGACGGGGACCCTGGCCTGCAGGATGATGGGACCTGCGTCGAGTTCGGGTGTGACGAAATGCACGGTGCATCCGTGAAGACGCTCGCCGGTCTCGATCGCGCGCTCGTGCGTGCGAAGGCCGCGGAAGGAGGGTAGCAAGGACGGATGAATGTTGATGATTTTGCCCGCCCATGCCGCGATGAAGCCCTCCGACAACACCCGCATGAAGCCGGCGAGGCAAACGAGGTCGACGCCTTTCTCGCGCAATGCTGCATCGAGTGACGCGTCGAATGCCTCACGCGTGGCGAATCGACCGTGTTCGATCACCGCGCTCGGGATACCTGCTTTTTCCGCCCGGGTGAGGCCGGCGGCTTGCGCCACATTTGAAATCACCAGCACGATCGCGGCGGGAAAACCGGGTGCTTCGCAGGCGTCGATGAGGGCTTGCAGATTGCTGCCGCGACCGGATATGAGCACGCCGACCTTGAGCGGCACGCCCATTCTCAATCGCTCCACGCGGCGTCCATATTCTTGATGACGACCTCCGGCTCGGCCATTCGCTGACTGATGACGGCGCCGATCCGGTAAACCGTCTCTCCGCCTTGCACGAGAATTCTCGTGGCCAGCTCGACGTCTTCAGGGTGGGCCACCGCCACCATGCCGATGCCGCAGTTGAAGGTCCGCGCGAGCTCCCGCGAGGGGATGTTCGCCGCACGGCGCAGCCAGCGAAAGACGGGAAGGAGCGGCCAGGATCTCGCATCGAGCTCGACGCCGGTGCCGCGCGGCAGCACGCGTGGGATATTCTCGAAGAGCCCGCCACCCGTGATGTGCGCAAGCGCCTGGACCGCACCAGCCCGCGCTGCGGCCAGGCAACTTCGCACATAGATGCGCGTCGGCGTCAGAAGCGCTTCTCCGAGCGAGCAGCTTCGATCGAAGGGGGCCGGATCGCCGTAGCTCAGTCCCTGTTCCTCGACCACTTTGCGCACGAGCGAGAAGCCGTTCGAATGCACGCCAGAGGCGGCCAGCCCGAGGATCACGTCGCCGGCGCGCACCGACGATCCCGTGAGCACGTCGCCGCGCTCGACCGCACCGACCGCGAAGCCGGCAAGATCGTAGTCCCGCTCGGCATAGATGCCGGGCATCTCCGCCGTCTCACCGCCGATCAAGGCGCAGCCCGCGTCCACGCAGCCGCGCGCAATACCCTTGATCACGGCGGTGGCGTGGACCACGTCGAGCTTGCCCGTCGCGAAGTAGTCGAGCATGAGGAGCGGCTCCGCCCCCTGCACGACAAGATCGTTCACAACCATCGCCACGAGATCGATGCCGATCTCGTCGTGCCGCCCGGCCGCGATCGCAACCTTGAGCTTGGTGCCTACGCCGTCGGTGGTCGATACCAGGATCGGGTCCTTGTAACCGGCGGCCCTGAGATCGAAGAGGGCGCCGAACCCGCCGAGGGTGGCGTCTGCCCCCTTGCGCCGGGTCGCGCGCGCAAACGGCTTAATGGCCTCGACTAGCGCCTCGCCCGCATCGATGTCAACGCCCGCGTCCTTGTATGTCCGGGTGGTATGGTCGCTCGAGGTCGTTATGGCTTCCTCGTCCGGATGAGAGCGGGTATAACGGGCTGCGGCCCACGAACCCAAGGCCGACAATACTTGATCCAGAACGGTTTGCAATGTTCCAACGAAGCCGCAACCTCGCCAAGCCTTGGGCGGCGAGAAACCCATTCCCGCTCGCGATCCCCGTCATACCGATTGTCCTGAGCATTTGGGGCCTTGTCTTGCTCGCACCGGTATCGCCGGCGTCGGCGCAAAGTGCAGACGTGTTCACGGTGCGCGACGTGCACGTCGACGAGACCGCAGGGACCGCGGCGCAAGCCCGTGAGCATGCCCTTGCGGTCGGCCAACGGCTCGCGATTCAGCAACTCTTCGCACGGCTCACATTGAAGGAGGACGAAGCGCGTCTCCCACGCCTGAGTGACGCGGAGCTTGCCGACGTGGTCGGGAGCTATGAGGTGCAAACTGAGAAGAACTCCCCCGTCCGCTACATAGGAACGCTCACCTATCACTTCAATCAGCGCGGCATCGAGCAAATTCTGCGCGATCGCGGTATTCCCTTCGCGGCGACGATGAGCAAGCCCATCGTGGTGCTTCCAGTCCTTCAGTCAGGCAATGGCCAGTCTTTATGGGACGAGCCCAATCCGTGGAGGCGCGCTTGGACGAGCCTGCCGCCAGCCGGCGGTCTCGTGCCTTTCGTGGTGCCAGGCGGGGATCGCCAGGACAGCGACACCTTGAATGCCGACGACGCCGTGCGGGGAAACGCGGACAAGCTGACGGCACTCGCCAGGCGTTACGCAACGAACTCGACCCTCGTTGCGATCGCGAGTCCCCGCGGCGACGCCAACAGCACCATCGCGCGCATCGATGTCTCTTATAGCCGGCAGGGTGGAGGCGGTGCTACACCCGCAACCGTGATCAGCGTCAGCGGCCAGCCGGCCGAATCGAGCGACGCCCTTTTCGCCCGTGCCGCACGCCAGGTCGAAGACGATGTCAGCGAGCGGTGGAAGCAAGAAAACCTCATCCACTTCGGACAGGCGCAGGAGGCGATTGTCACGGTACCGCTCGCCTCTCTCGAAGATTGGGTCCGGATCCGCCGTGCCCTCGAACAAATTCCGTTCGTAAGCCGGGTAGACCTTGTCTATTTCGCACGCGACGAGGCGCGCGTCGATCTCCATTACCTCGGCGATCCGGGCCAGCTCAAGCTGGCACTGGCCCAGCGCGACCTGCTCCTTACGGATGACGCGGGCGGCATGATGCTTCGGCCCGCATCGGGTGCTGCCGCGAAGGAGAGTGCGACGGAGTAAAGGGGAGGTGGTCGAAGCGGCCGTGATCAATCTGCCCAATCTCGTAACGCTGTCTCGGCTGCTCGCTTCACCGCTTGCCGTCTACCTTATCTTGAACGAAGCATGGACTGTAGCATTCTGGCTTTTCCTGATTGCGGGTTTGTCGGATGCGCTCGACGGTTATCTCGCCGTCCGGCTCAATGCGCACACGCGCGTCGGCAGCATCCTCGATCCTTTGGCCGACAAAGTCCTGCTGGTCAGTGTTTTCGTCGTGATGGGATATGAACATAGACTACCGCAATGGATCGTCATCCTCGTGGTATTTCGCGATCTCCTGATCATCGGCGGTGCGCTGCTCGTGCATGCCTTGACGGGCAAGCTCGAAATGCGCCCGCTCATGATTAGCAAGATCAATACGGTCATGCAGTTCATCTTGCCGGCCTATGTGCTCGGAACGCTCAGTCTTGGGATCGACGACACCCGGATTCAACCCGTGCTCATCTGGATTGTCGCGGCAACGACGTGCCTTTCGGGCGCTGCCTACGTGGTGGTCTGGACGCGGCGCACCGCGGACCTCGGGGACGGCGGATGAGGGTCGTCAAATCGCCCGTCACAAGATCGCGCCGAGGCCTTTCGACGCGCGAAACCCATCTGCCGCCGACATAGAGGGATATAGCGTGGCCCAGCTCACCCTCGATCTCGGTCACCGGCCCGCCTTCGGGCGGGAGGATTTTCTGGTGTCCCCTTGCAACGCGGAAGCAGTCGCCTGGCTCGATCGCTGGCCCGATTGGCCGGCGCCGGCGCTGACGGTGTATGGCGCCCCCGGCTGCGGCAAGAGCCACTTGGCTCAAGTGTGGCGCGCACGTTCGGGCGCTTCGGTCATGGCGCGTGAGGCACTTGTCACCGCGTCGCTCGACGAACGCGTCGGTGCAGGAATGGCGTTCATCGTCGAGGATGCGGATTGCGGCCTGGATGAGCGGGCGCTGCTTCATCTCTACAACATGCTCGCCGAGCGAGGTGGGCACCTTCTCGTGACCTCGGCAATCGCACCCGCACGTCTTGCGATCAAGCTCGCCGATCTGCGCTCACGCCTCGTG
The genomic region above belongs to Alphaproteobacteria bacterium and contains:
- a CDS encoding DnaA/Hda family protein, whose product is MAQLTLDLGHRPAFGREDFLVSPCNAEAVAWLDRWPDWPAPALTVYGAPGCGKSHLAQVWRARSGASVMAREALVTASLDERVGAGMAFIVEDADCGLDERALLHLYNMLAERGGHLLVTSAIAPARLAIKLADLRSRLVAAPAVAVAPPDEALIGALLVKLFADRQLRVEAELIGFLLARMERSYEAACALVDRLDAAALAARRRITVPLAREVLSRIGSTERT
- a CDS encoding DUF2066 domain-containing protein, giving the protein MFQRSRNLAKPWAARNPFPLAIPVIPIVLSIWGLVLLAPVSPASAQSADVFTVRDVHVDETAGTAAQAREHALAVGQRLAIQQLFARLTLKEDEARLPRLSDAELADVVGSYEVQTEKNSPVRYIGTLTYHFNQRGIEQILRDRGIPFAATMSKPIVVLPVLQSGNGQSLWDEPNPWRRAWTSLPPAGGLVPFVVPGGDRQDSDTLNADDAVRGNADKLTALARRYATNSTLVAIASPRGDANSTIARIDVSYSRQGGGGATPATVISVSGQPAESSDALFARAARQVEDDVSERWKQENLIHFGQAQEAIVTVPLASLEDWVRIRRALEQIPFVSRVDLVYFARDEARVDLHYLGDPGQLKLALAQRDLLLTDDAGGMMLRPASGAAAKESATE
- the ndk gene encoding nucleoside-diphosphate kinase, which produces MAIEQTLSIIKPDATRRNLTGQINARFESAGLRIVAQKRLWLTRGQAERFYAVHRERPFFKSLCDFMISGPVVVQVLEGEGAVARNRDVMGATNPANAAPGTIRKDFAESIEANSVHGSDAPETARSEIGFFFSTLELVG
- a CDS encoding CDP-alcohol phosphatidyltransferase family protein, encoding MRRSKGEVVEAAVINLPNLVTLSRLLASPLAVYLILNEAWTVAFWLFLIAGLSDALDGYLAVRLNAHTRVGSILDPLADKVLLVSVFVVMGYEHRLPQWIVILVVFRDLLIIGGALLVHALTGKLEMRPLMISKINTVMQFILPAYVLGTLSLGIDDTRIQPVLIWIVAATTCLSGAAYVVVWTRRTADLGDGG
- the purM gene encoding phosphoribosylformylglycinamidine cyclo-ligase, producing the protein MTTSSDHTTRTYKDAGVDIDAGEALVEAIKPFARATRRKGADATLGGFGALFDLRAAGYKDPILVSTTDGVGTKLKVAIAAGRHDEIGIDLVAMVVNDLVVQGAEPLLMLDYFATGKLDVVHATAVIKGIARGCVDAGCALIGGETAEMPGIYAERDYDLAGFAVGAVERGDVLTGSSVRAGDVILGLAASGVHSNGFSLVRKVVEEQGLSYGDPAPFDRSCSLGEALLTPTRIYVRSCLAAARAGAVQALAHITGGGLFENIPRVLPRGTGVELDARSWPLLPVFRWLRRAANIPSRELARTFNCGIGMVAVAHPEDVELATRILVQGGETVYRIGAVISQRMAEPEVVIKNMDAAWSD
- the purN gene encoding phosphoribosylglycinamide formyltransferase: MGVPLKVGVLISGRGSNLQALIDACEAPGFPAAIVLVISNVAQAAGLTRAEKAGIPSAVIEHGRFATREAFDASLDAALREKGVDLVCLAGFMRVLSEGFIAAWAGKIINIHPSLLPSFRGLRTHERAIETGERLHGCTVHFVTPELDAGPIILQARVPVRPNDDAAILAARVLKAEHRCYPLALRLIAEGRVHVESGRVRIDDDARPAIEALDVDSIRDAQ
- a CDS encoding aa3-type cytochrome c oxidase subunit IV gives rise to the protein MHKGEFSMAADFDMQSHLDTWHGFIRVATIGLGSVIVVLSLLAIFLL